One genomic window of Magnolia sinica isolate HGM2019 chromosome 3, MsV1, whole genome shotgun sequence includes the following:
- the LOC131238886 gene encoding putative multidrug resistance protein, whose protein sequence is MEVLKEEVKGDSATKLGENEKSKKTQVSFRRIFRYSDFHDTCLMFLGTVGCAAEGASTPLIMLVLSKVMNTYALQSSFTLDNINQDALSLIYLAFAVGFGAFLGTGAFFLSSLFLPQIVLNVTVLCLHHLVIVETTEGFCWARTAERQTSRLRKKYLWALLRQEVSFFDTRGGTSTTYQVVSSISTDTLTIQDVLSEKMPNFLMNVATFLTSQMVALFLCWRLAVVTIPTLSLLIVPGIVYGKLLMEVGRKIQEAYGVAGGIAEQALSSIRTVFSYVGERQVEENFSAALEESLKLGLKQGLMKGIAIGSVGIGFAVWAFQAWYGSVLVTEKGAQGGDVFNAGVCIVVGGLSLGGALANMKYLTEASVAASQIFEITERVPSIDSDDQRGKIMADTKGELEFKDVDFAYLSRPESMVLRKFNLRVMACQTVGLVGSSGSGKSTIISLIERFYDPLGGEVLLDGKNTKTLQLKWLRHQIGLVGQEPILFAMSIKENIMFGKQGASEEEVINAAKVANAHTFINQLPNGYDTQVGQFGFQMSGGQKQRIAIARALLKDPKILLLDEATSALDSQSEKAVQDALDQASIGRTTVIVAHRLSTLCNADLIAVLQSGEVVESGSHDQLIQNEHGPYSTMVRLQKTSMKDGPSSTPKETDSSGNHSTATNINDDAQILNKSGPSLSLDHENQTNQLEEDSYSSPSLWYLLQMTAPEWKETVFGCIGAIGFGVIQPVHSFCMGAVLSAYFLNDHDEIRSKTRLYCFIFLSYATLAFITNVVQHYNFSYMGEHLMKRAREMMLAKVLTFEIEWFDNENNTSGAICSRLAREASIMRSLICDRLSLLAQVLSAATLAVALGMALAWRLAVVIIALQPLIIGSFYGRGVLMKSMSKKVMKAQNKSSELASEVVVNHRTITAFCSQEKIMELFEDSLKGPRNESQKQSWYAGFGLFVSQFLTSANVGLIFWYGGRLLYHEKITYKHLFQTFFILVTTGRVIAEAGSMTSDLSKGFDAIKSIFMVLDRKSKMETNDPDAIKPNKINGDVELKEVDFAYPTRPKQMIFIRLSLKVEAGKTIALVGQSGSGKSTIIGLIERFYDPLKGSVEIDGVDIKMYNLRALRSHIALVSQEPALFAGTIHDNIIYGKKNATEAEIIEAATLANAHDFISCMDDGYKTFCGERGVQLSGRQKQRIVLARAILKNPAILLLDEATSALDYRSESHVQEAIEKMMVGRTCIIVAHRLTTIEKTDSIAVIENGKIVEQGSHGELLAKSEEGAYASLVRLQRNFSFEIRSPQTDV, encoded by the exons GATGCTTTGTCTTTAATCTACTTGGCTTTTGCAGTCGGGTTTGGTGCATTTCTAGGTACTGgagctttctttctttcatccCTCTTTCTCCCACAAAT AGTGCTAAATGTGACTGTTCTTTGTCTTCATCATTTGGTGATTGTTGAAACAACAGAAGGGTTCTGTTGGGCTCGGACTGCAGAGAGACAAACTTCTCGTCTTCGAAAGAAATACTTATGGGCGTTGTTGAGGCAAGAAGTCAGTTTCTTTGACACACGGGGTGGCACTTCGACAACATATCAAGTGGTTTCCAGTATTTCGACCGATACACTCACCATACAGGATGTTCTCAGTGAAAAG ATGCCAAATTTCCTTATGAACGTGGCAACATTCCTCACTTCTCAGATGGTTGCCTTGTTTCTCTGCTGGAGACTGGCTGTTGTAACCATTCCAACATTGTCTTTGTTGATTGTTCCGGGAATAGTATATGGAAAATTGCTTATGGAAgttggaaggaaaatacaagaagCTTATGGGGTCGCGGGAGGTATTGCCGAGCAGGCATTGTCTTCGATTAGAACTGTGTTCTCTTATGTCGGAGAGCGTCAAGTGGAAGAAAACTTCTCAGCTGCATTGgaagaaagcttaaagcttgggCTCAAACAAGGACTGATGAAGGGTATCGCAATTGGAAGTGTTGGTATTGGCTTTGCTGTCTGGGCATTTCAGGCATGGTATGGAAGTGTTCTAGTCACGGAGAAGGGTGCCCAAGGTGGAGATGTCTTTAACGCAGGCGTCTGCATTGTTGTTGGAGGGCT TTCACTTGGGGGTGCTCTTGCGAATATGAAGTACCTTACTGAAGCATCTGTGGCAGCTTCTCAGATATTTGAAATAACTGAAAGGGTCCCGAGCATAGATTCTGATGATCAACGTGGGAAAATCATGGCGGATACGAAAGGAGAATTGGAGTTCAAGGATGTCGATTTTGCTTATCTCTCAAGACCGGAGAGCATGGTACTACGGAAATTCAATCTAAGAGTCATGGCCTGTCAGACTGTAGGCTTGGTGGGCAGTAGCGGTTCTGGTAAATCCACGATAATCTCATTGATCGAAAGGTTCTATGATCCACTTGGAGGAGAAGTCCTCCTAGATGGAAAGAACACGAAGACCCTCCAATTGAAATGGTTGCGACATCAAATTGGCCTCGTTGGTCAGGAGCCCATACTTTTTGCAATGTCTATCAAGGAGAATATTATGTTCGGGAAACAGGGCGCTTCGGAGGAGGAAGTTATCAATGCAGCTAAAGTGGCCAATGCACACACCTTCATCAATCAATTACCCAATGGATATGATACCCAA GTTGGACAATTTGGATTTCAGATGTCTGGAGGGCAGAAACAAAGGATTGCCATTGCGAGGGCTTTGCTCAAGGATCCAAAAATCCTCCTCCTTGATGAAGCGACTAGTGCATTGGATTCACAGTCGGAGAAAGCTGTGCAGGATGCTTTAGATCAAGCCTCTATCGGACGAACAACCGTCATTGTTGCCCATCGCCTCTCAACCCTCTGCAATGCTGACTTGATCGCTGTTCTTCAGTCGGGCGAGGTAGTGGAATCTGGTTCTCATGATCAACTTATTCAGAATGAGCATGGCCCATACTCGACAATGGTGCGACTGCAGAAAACGTCAATGAAAGATGGACCTTCTTCGACACCAAAAGAAACTGACAGTAGCGGTAATCACTCTACTGCTACAAATATTAACGATGATGCTCAGATATTGAACAAATCAGGGCCATCCCTATCTCTTGATCATGAGAATCAGACTAACCAGCTTGAAGAAGATAGTTACAGTAGTCCATCTCTATGGTATCTGTTGCAAATGACAGCTCCTGAGTGGAAGGAGACTGTATTCGGTTGCATAGGTGCTATTGGTTTTGGAGTGATACAGCCGGTGCATTCTTTTTGCATGGGAGCAGTCCTCTCTGCTTACTTTCTCAATGATCACGATGAGATCAGGTCAAAGACAAGATTATATTGTTTTATTTTCCTGAGCTATGCTACCCTTGCCTTCATCACCAATGTCGTGCAGCATTACAATTTCAGTTACATGGGAGAGCACTTGATGAAAAGAGCAAGGGAGATGATGCTAGCAAAGGTTTTGACATTCGAAATCGAATGGTTCGATAATGAGAACAACACAAGTGGGGCCATATGTTCAAGGCTCGCCAGAGAAGCAAGCATCATGAGGTCACTCATTTGTGATCGTTTATCGTTGTTGGCTCAGGTTCTATCAGCAGCCACCTTAGCTGTTGCCTTGGGGATGGCATTAGCCTGGCGGCTTGCAGTCGTGATTATTGCTTTGCAACCACTAATCATTGGTTCTTTCTATGGAAGAGGTGTCCTGATGAAGAGCATGTCGAAGAAAGTCATGAAAGCACAAAACAAGAGCAGTGAATTAGCAAGCGAGGTTGTTGTGAACCATAGAACCATCACTGCCTTTTGTTCTCAAGAAAAGATCATGGAACTGTTTGAGGATTCTCTAAAAGGCCCACGAAATGAGAGCCAAAAGCAGTCATGGTATGCTGGTTTTGGTCTCTTTGTATCACAGTTTCTAACTTCTGCCAATGTAGGCCTCATATTTTGGTATGGTGGGAGATTGCTATACCATGAAAAGATCACTTACAAGCACCTCTTCCAGACATTTTTCATCTTGGTGACAACAGGAAGAGTTATAGCAGAGGCTGGCAGCATGACATCTGATTTATCAAAGGGCTTTGATGCCATAAAATCAATTTTCATGGTTCTGGATAGGAAGAGCAAGATGGAAACCAATGACCCAGATGCGATCAAGCCAAACAAGATAAATGGAGATGTCGAACTCAAAGAAGTGGACTTTGCTTATCCGACGAGACCTAAACAAATGATATTCATCCGTCTAAGCCTCAAGGTTGAAGCTGGAAAGACCATTGCATTGGTTGGACAAAGCGGGTCTGGAAAATCCACTATCATTGGACTAATTGAAAGATTCTATGACCCATTAAAAGGATCAGTCGAAATAGATGGTGTAGACATCAAGATGTATAATTTGAGAGCACTACGGTCTCACATTGCCTTAGTCAGTCAGGAACCAGCTCTTTTTGCAGGTACAATCCATGATAACATCATCTATGGAAAGAAGAATGCAACTGAAGCTGAAATCATTGAAGCTGCAACTCTCGCCAATGCTCATGATTTTATAAG CTGCATGGATGATGGCTACAAGACcttttgtggagaaagaggggtTCAGTTATCAGGACGGCAGAAGCAAAGGATAGTTCTTGCTAGAGCTATCTTGAAAAATCCAGCAATATTGCTCTTGGATGAAGCAACAAGCGCATTGGATTACAGATCTGAGAGTCATGTTCAAGAGGCAATTGAGAAGATGATGGTGGGTAGGACATGCATAATTGTAGCACATAGGCTAACCACAATAGAAAAAACAGACTCCATAGCTGTGATTGAGAATGGGAAGATCGTCGAACAGGGATCACATGGTGAGCTACTTGCCAAAAGCGAGGAGGGTGCATACGCTTCTCTTGTGAGACTTCAACGGAATTTTAGTTTTGAAATAAGGAGTCCCCAAACTGATGTGTGA
- the LOC131238503 gene encoding transcription factor RAX2-like, producing MGRAPCCDKANVKKGSWSPEEDCKLKDFIEKHGTGGNWIALPHKAGLKRCGNSCKLRWFNYLRPNIKHGEFTDDEDRIIRNLFATIGSRWSIIPAQLPGITNNDIKNYRNTKLKKRLIGTLPSQRKP from the coding sequence atGGGAAGGGCTCCTTGCTGTGACAAGGCAAATGTGAAAAAAGGGTCATGGTCTCCGGAAGAAGACTGCAAGCTCAAAGATTTCATTGAGAAACATGGCACAGGTGGGAATTGGATTGCTCTCCCTCACAAAGCTGGTCTGAAGAGATGTGGGAACAGTTGCAAATTGAGATGGTTTAACTATCTGAGGCCCAACATTAAACATGGAGAATTCACTGATGATGAAGATCGAATCATCCGCAACCTCTTTGCTACCATTGGAAGCAGGTGGTCCATCATACCTGCTCAGTTGCCAGGCATTACTAACAATGATATCAAGAACTACCGGAACACCAAGCTAAAGAAGAGATTGATTGGGACTCTTCCCTCTCAAAGAAAACCATAG